Proteins encoded in a region of the Corallococcus caeni genome:
- a CDS encoding DMT family transporter, which produces MSSVTVVTPAAKPAPRWKVSLAYATCFILWGSTWAAVKVGLEDLPPLRFVGTRMLVAGVALLPFARSRGTALGGGTGWRIAGLGVLQLAVPFGLLFVAQQWIPSSWSALLFSTFPVWLLLVGRIVFPDQHLTARKLFAAALGLTGVVALQHQELASLSFSGQVVLGCLMTLFAASVVAVANVLLRRHMTHVPPHLLTLVQTLSSAVLLLSASALLEWNQPAHWTPRAVGALLYLALGGTVLTYQCLYWLLPRISLAALGAMALLDTLVAVTLGVALLGEPLTPSLLAGGALILTAAALANRDEAPEAKVPPEAPPAA; this is translated from the coding sequence ATGTCGTCCGTGACCGTCGTGACCCCCGCCGCGAAGCCCGCGCCGCGGTGGAAGGTGTCCCTGGCCTACGCCACCTGCTTCATCCTCTGGGGCTCCACCTGGGCCGCCGTGAAGGTGGGGCTGGAGGACCTGCCGCCCCTGCGCTTCGTGGGCACGCGCATGCTCGTCGCCGGGGTGGCGCTGCTGCCCTTCGCGCGCTCGCGCGGGACGGCGCTGGGGGGCGGCACGGGGTGGCGCATCGCGGGGCTGGGCGTGCTCCAGCTCGCGGTGCCCTTCGGCCTGCTCTTCGTGGCGCAGCAGTGGATCCCCTCCAGCTGGTCCGCGCTCCTCTTCTCCACCTTCCCCGTGTGGCTGCTGCTGGTGGGCCGCATCGTCTTTCCGGATCAGCACCTCACCGCGCGCAAGCTCTTCGCCGCCGCGCTGGGCCTGACGGGCGTGGTGGCCCTCCAGCACCAGGAGCTGGCGTCGCTCAGCTTCTCCGGGCAGGTGGTGCTGGGCTGCCTGATGACGCTGTTCGCGGCGTCGGTGGTGGCGGTGGCCAACGTGCTGTTGCGCCGTCACATGACACACGTGCCGCCGCATCTGCTCACGCTGGTGCAGACCTTGAGCAGCGCCGTGTTGCTGCTCTCCGCGTCCGCGCTGCTGGAGTGGAACCAGCCGGCGCACTGGACGCCCAGGGCGGTGGGCGCGCTCTTGTACCTGGCGCTGGGCGGGACGGTGCTCACCTACCAGTGCCTGTACTGGCTGCTGCCGCGCATCTCGCTGGCGGCGCTGGGCGCCATGGCGCTGCTGGACACGCTGGTGGCGGTGACGCTGGGCGTGGCGCTCCTGGGCGAGCCGCTCACGCCGTCGCTGCTGGCGGGCGGCGCGCTCATCCTCACGGCGGCGGCGCTCGCCAACCGCGACGAGGCCCCGGAGGCGAAGGTGCCTCCGGAAGCCCCGCCCGCGGCGTGA
- a CDS encoding ferritin-like domain-containing protein yields MANKSEVDRLHSLAQLDADAVGAYDVAIARIGPALVRERLNHFRADHLRHVQDLNTLIRHFGGEPVTLRPDLKGSAMKGLTAMTGLMGTEATLWAMLGNEELFDRAYELALQFEWTPEVKVLIRKHREDERRHGTWIRDAVRTRPWAQARVPFMDVAEMGA; encoded by the coding sequence ATGGCCAACAAGTCCGAAGTGGATCGCCTGCACAGCCTGGCGCAGCTCGATGCCGACGCCGTGGGCGCGTACGACGTGGCCATCGCCCGCATCGGACCGGCCCTGGTGCGCGAGCGCCTCAACCACTTCCGCGCGGACCACCTGCGCCATGTGCAGGACCTGAACACGCTCATCCGCCACTTCGGGGGGGAGCCGGTGACGCTGCGCCCGGACCTGAAGGGCTCCGCGATGAAGGGCCTGACGGCCATGACGGGGCTGATGGGGACGGAGGCCACGCTGTGGGCCATGCTCGGCAACGAGGAGCTGTTCGACCGGGCCTATGAGCTGGCGCTCCAGTTCGAGTGGACCCCGGAGGTGAAGGTCCTCATCCGGAAGCACCGCGAGGACGAGCGGCGCCACGGCACGTGGATCCGCGACGCGGTGCGCACCCGTCCCTGGGCGCAAGCCCGCGTGCCCTTCATGGACGTCGCCGAAATGGGCGCCTGA
- a CDS encoding VCBS repeat-containing protein: MKRLIRAAPLAALLTLGCDGELKPAEQLPYVGPCDGLAPLTLSAEPTTVRSAGVATLTAGGGSGHYSFRAEPGGSSGDMRGNRFVAGATPGEDTLTVVDDQCGGATSVRVKVIAGFGVAPARAMLRPGTSFQIALEGLVGTATFTLTTNGSGATLTDTGVYTAGQVEAQDVLTVRDTKSGDTAVLQYTVSKAAKLVGDPPYLGVPAGSSAPLGTSGGTDRVTWTKKSGPGSIVNGRIVVAAGASGTIVLEAKDAFTPDVATVSVRVLDELTRPLLAHGKLSDVATLVTADFDGDGIQDLAVGQRESELSRPTGGAVFVYKGSASGLPAKPTWVLMGETEGALFGDMLAAGDLDGDGRADLAVSSPGADVTIGDSGAVYLYTFKAGQAPALLRPALTGLGRGGFGTGLAIADADGDGDLDLFVGSPGGDLSTLSGISRRGVVDIFTLTRGQPIPDLPTVRLGGQDLEASGKFVLRSNTELGRALAVADLNDDGRPDLAALHRLTRYNADGSTNGQQMAVAVYFARASGARYRSAADLYVLASNTAVETLNNEGTWRLGTIPGEGSRPPFLVVMADKADSPDLRTSGGVAAQQDAGGAYLFDLRGAKLVDDPAAVNPPTVALSNAFARFYGDARSITATRSWAVMDVDGTAGPELLLGAPYASVTVGTTTLGNAGKVLVFPLTGLAKDTVMNKPLAALGGAAKSEVLGAGLAAWTLPSGPVLAGFSGRASSATGAFTGRVDVFTKAGATVADWTRSGLDVTAKASVERFGESVAVARLGSRVMALVGAQGFSGPGPNNDGADLTVGRAYTFDTAEPGKATVAGEGASSPWYGGRNVGVDVAFTDFNGDGRPDLVAGATGLVIPATNSAATERDPYVQNACMTTSTQSLGGLLVSAGQADGTFKPAWRVFAPSVVATCDDAAATKCKRTTIGRGVVGGFDFNNDGKEDLAVLRDRGMDVFLGRAPEDASLAKLTLACDPAYSWPSTPIVWPPAQWSTTSLPQTSAIASIGDLNGDGCDEVAWRYSDNTHSGIVIAYGHDAGGTRCGGRTTGATVRIAGDAEVSRALMNLGVATTRAGRFLGDARDFLAVSANNYLVDGVSQQAVLLIPTSALTPPASGEKLLDVVDLAPLNLTWRARAVSFGTSLSGGRDLTGDSIPDLWVGAPNASVAADGDGAAFLFAGGAKSTGPLSPFLLVVGDGAERSFLGQSISVVPGSGGSPPTAVIGAPRSYRTGTQNGTAYSLPLPF; this comes from the coding sequence ATGAAACGTCTCATCCGCGCGGCCCCCCTCGCCGCGCTGCTGACCCTGGGCTGTGACGGTGAGCTCAAGCCCGCCGAGCAGCTCCCCTACGTGGGCCCGTGCGACGGCCTCGCCCCGCTGACGCTGTCGGCGGAGCCGACGACGGTGCGCTCCGCGGGCGTGGCCACGCTGACGGCGGGCGGCGGCAGCGGCCACTACAGCTTCCGCGCGGAGCCGGGCGGCTCCTCCGGCGACATGCGCGGCAACCGCTTCGTCGCGGGCGCCACGCCCGGCGAGGACACGCTGACGGTGGTGGACGACCAGTGCGGCGGCGCCACCAGCGTGCGGGTGAAGGTCATCGCGGGCTTCGGCGTCGCGCCCGCGCGCGCGATGCTGCGGCCGGGCACGTCCTTCCAGATTGCCCTCGAGGGCCTGGTGGGAACGGCGACCTTCACGCTCACCACCAACGGCTCCGGCGCCACGCTCACCGACACGGGCGTCTACACGGCGGGGCAGGTGGAGGCGCAGGACGTCCTCACCGTGCGCGACACGAAGTCCGGTGACACGGCGGTGCTCCAGTACACCGTGAGCAAGGCGGCGAAGCTGGTGGGCGACCCGCCGTACCTGGGCGTGCCGGCGGGCTCGTCCGCGCCGCTGGGGACCTCGGGCGGCACGGACCGCGTGACGTGGACGAAGAAGTCCGGCCCCGGCTCCATCGTGAACGGCCGCATCGTGGTGGCGGCGGGCGCGTCCGGCACCATCGTGCTGGAGGCGAAGGACGCCTTCACCCCCGACGTGGCCACGGTGTCGGTGCGCGTGCTGGACGAGCTGACGCGGCCCCTCCTGGCGCACGGCAAGCTGTCGGACGTGGCCACGCTGGTGACCGCGGACTTCGACGGTGACGGCATCCAGGACCTGGCGGTGGGCCAGCGCGAGAGCGAGCTGTCGCGCCCCACGGGCGGCGCGGTGTTCGTCTACAAGGGCAGCGCGTCCGGCCTGCCCGCGAAGCCCACCTGGGTGTTGATGGGGGAGACGGAGGGCGCGCTCTTCGGCGACATGCTGGCCGCGGGCGACCTGGACGGTGACGGGCGCGCGGACCTGGCGGTGTCCTCGCCGGGCGCGGACGTGACCATCGGCGACTCGGGCGCGGTGTACCTCTACACGTTCAAGGCGGGCCAGGCGCCCGCGCTGCTGAGGCCCGCGCTCACCGGCCTGGGCCGCGGCGGGTTCGGCACGGGCCTGGCCATCGCGGACGCGGACGGCGACGGCGACCTGGACCTGTTCGTGGGCTCGCCCGGCGGCGACCTGTCCACCCTCTCCGGCATCAGCCGGCGCGGCGTGGTGGACATCTTCACCCTCACCAGGGGACAGCCCATCCCGGACCTGCCGACGGTGCGCCTGGGCGGCCAGGACCTGGAGGCGAGCGGCAAGTTCGTGCTGCGCAGCAACACGGAGCTGGGCCGCGCGCTCGCGGTGGCGGACCTCAACGACGACGGCCGCCCGGACCTGGCGGCGCTGCACCGGCTGACCCGCTACAACGCGGACGGCAGCACCAACGGCCAGCAGATGGCCGTGGCGGTGTACTTCGCGCGCGCCTCGGGAGCGCGCTACCGCTCCGCCGCGGACCTGTACGTGCTGGCGTCCAACACCGCGGTGGAGACGCTGAACAACGAGGGCACCTGGCGCCTGGGCACCATCCCCGGCGAGGGCAGCCGGCCGCCGTTCCTCGTGGTGATGGCGGACAAGGCGGACTCGCCGGACCTGCGCACGTCGGGCGGCGTGGCGGCGCAGCAGGACGCGGGCGGCGCATACCTGTTCGACCTGCGGGGCGCGAAGCTGGTGGACGACCCGGCGGCGGTGAACCCCCCGACGGTGGCGCTCTCGAACGCGTTCGCGCGCTTCTATGGCGACGCGCGGAGCATCACCGCGACGCGCAGCTGGGCGGTGATGGACGTGGACGGCACGGCGGGGCCGGAGCTGCTGCTGGGCGCGCCGTACGCGTCGGTGACGGTGGGCACGACGACGCTGGGCAACGCGGGCAAGGTGCTGGTGTTCCCGCTCACCGGCCTGGCGAAGGACACGGTGATGAACAAGCCGCTCGCGGCCCTGGGCGGCGCGGCGAAGTCGGAGGTGCTGGGCGCGGGGCTCGCGGCGTGGACGCTGCCGTCCGGCCCGGTGCTGGCGGGCTTCTCCGGCCGCGCGTCGTCCGCCACGGGCGCCTTCACCGGCCGCGTGGACGTCTTCACGAAGGCCGGCGCGACGGTGGCGGACTGGACGCGCAGCGGCCTGGACGTGACGGCGAAGGCCAGCGTGGAGCGCTTCGGTGAGTCCGTGGCGGTGGCCCGGCTGGGCAGCCGCGTGATGGCGCTGGTGGGCGCGCAGGGCTTCTCCGGCCCGGGCCCCAACAACGACGGCGCGGACCTCACCGTGGGCCGCGCGTACACCTTCGACACCGCGGAGCCCGGCAAGGCCACCGTGGCGGGAGAGGGCGCCAGCTCCCCGTGGTACGGCGGCCGCAACGTGGGCGTGGACGTGGCGTTCACGGACTTCAACGGCGACGGCCGGCCGGACCTGGTGGCCGGCGCCACGGGGCTCGTCATCCCGGCGACGAACTCCGCCGCGACGGAGCGCGACCCCTACGTGCAGAACGCCTGCATGACGACGAGCACGCAGTCGCTGGGCGGACTGCTGGTGTCGGCGGGGCAGGCGGACGGCACCTTCAAGCCGGCCTGGCGCGTGTTCGCGCCGTCCGTGGTCGCCACCTGCGACGACGCGGCGGCCACGAAGTGCAAGCGCACCACCATCGGCCGTGGCGTCGTGGGCGGCTTCGACTTCAACAACGACGGCAAGGAGGACCTGGCCGTGCTGCGCGACCGCGGCATGGACGTGTTCCTGGGCCGGGCGCCGGAGGACGCGTCGCTCGCGAAGCTCACGCTCGCCTGCGACCCCGCGTACTCCTGGCCGTCCACGCCCATCGTCTGGCCGCCCGCGCAGTGGAGCACCACCTCGCTGCCGCAGACCTCCGCCATCGCCTCCATCGGCGACCTCAACGGGGATGGCTGCGACGAGGTGGCGTGGCGCTACTCGGACAACACGCACTCGGGCATCGTGATTGCCTATGGCCACGACGCGGGTGGCACGCGGTGCGGGGGGCGCACGACGGGGGCCACCGTGCGCATCGCGGGCGACGCGGAGGTGTCGCGCGCGCTGATGAACCTGGGCGTGGCCACCACGCGCGCGGGGCGGTTCCTGGGAGACGCGCGGGACTTCCTCGCGGTGAGCGCCAACAACTACCTGGTGGACGGCGTGAGCCAGCAGGCGGTGCTGCTCATCCCGACCTCCGCGCTCACCCCCCCCGCCTCCGGTGAGAAGCTGCTGGACGTGGTCGACCTGGCCCCGCTGAACCTCACCTGGCGCGCCCGCGCGGTGAGCTTCGGCACGTCGCTGTCGGGCGGCAGGGACCTCACCGGCGACAGCATCCCGGACCTGTGGGTGGGCGCGCCCAACGCGTCGGTGGCCGCGGACGGCGACGGCGCGGCGTTCCTCTTCGCCGGCGGCGCGAAGTCCACGGGCCCGCTGTCGCCCTTCCTGCTGGTGGTGGGCGACGGCGCCGAGCGCTCCTTCCTCGGCCAGTCCATCTCCGTCGTCCCCGGCTCCGGAGGCTCGCCGCCCACGGCCGTCATCGGCGCGCCGAGGAGCTACCGCACCGGCACGCAGAACGGCACGGCGTACTCGCTGCCGCTGCCGTTCTGA
- the hutF gene encoding formimidoylglutamate deiminase, translating into MSDITVYQPDFLFVDGRFHEGRALAVGADGRVLGAVPEGARVERLAGRALLPGLVNGHSHAFQRLIRGRTEYVASAGGQDDFWSWREAMYRAAEALTPEEIHVASRQVFLEMVLAGITTVGEFHYLHHQPDGTPYADRNALAHAVIRAATDVGLRICLLRVGYARAGFNVPANPRQRRFIDADVDAFLSTTEALSHAVRGDARVSVGLAPHSVRAVSKDWLTQVARTAPASMPIHMHVAEQPKEIEACLAEHGRRPVELVADVGLLGPRFTAVHGVHLTDAEVTLLGRAQATVCACPSTERNLGDGIVPADALVKAGARVSFGSDSQTVVDLLDEARQLEQHLRLVRLRRAVLDPGKGTLDGLAARLFDMATVQGSRSLGMGTGTLSPGAQADFFTVDVQHPSLVGASPASLLPGIVFGAAGGAVRDVAVAGRLLVRDGRHPLTEESGRAFQQLARRLYP; encoded by the coding sequence GTGAGCGACATCACTGTCTACCAACCCGACTTCCTGTTCGTGGACGGGCGTTTCCACGAAGGCCGTGCGCTGGCGGTGGGCGCGGATGGCCGAGTGCTCGGCGCGGTGCCCGAAGGGGCGCGCGTGGAGCGGCTGGCGGGGCGGGCGCTGCTGCCGGGGCTCGTCAACGGCCACTCGCACGCGTTCCAGCGGCTCATCCGCGGGCGCACCGAATACGTGGCGTCGGCCGGCGGGCAGGACGACTTCTGGTCCTGGCGCGAGGCGATGTACCGCGCCGCGGAGGCGCTCACGCCGGAGGAGATCCACGTCGCCTCCCGGCAGGTGTTCCTGGAGATGGTGCTCGCGGGCATCACCACGGTGGGCGAGTTCCACTACCTGCACCACCAGCCGGACGGGACGCCCTACGCGGACCGCAACGCGCTGGCGCACGCGGTCATCCGCGCGGCCACGGACGTGGGGCTGCGCATCTGCCTGCTGCGGGTGGGCTACGCGCGCGCGGGCTTCAACGTGCCCGCCAACCCGCGCCAGCGCCGCTTCATCGACGCGGACGTGGACGCGTTCCTGTCCACCACGGAGGCGCTGTCGCACGCGGTGCGCGGAGACGCGCGGGTGAGCGTGGGGCTGGCGCCGCACAGCGTGCGCGCGGTGTCGAAGGACTGGCTGACGCAGGTGGCCCGCACGGCGCCCGCGAGCATGCCCATCCACATGCACGTGGCGGAGCAGCCGAAGGAGATTGAGGCGTGCCTCGCGGAGCACGGCCGCCGTCCGGTGGAGCTGGTGGCGGACGTGGGCCTGTTGGGGCCGCGCTTCACGGCGGTGCACGGCGTGCACCTGACGGACGCGGAGGTGACGCTGCTGGGCCGCGCGCAGGCCACGGTATGCGCGTGCCCGTCCACGGAGCGCAACCTGGGCGACGGCATCGTGCCGGCGGACGCGCTGGTGAAGGCCGGGGCGCGCGTGAGCTTCGGCTCGGACAGCCAGACGGTGGTGGACCTGCTGGACGAGGCCCGTCAGCTGGAGCAGCACCTGCGGCTGGTGCGGCTGCGCCGGGCGGTGCTGGACCCGGGGAAGGGGACGCTGGACGGGCTGGCGGCGCGGCTCTTCGACATGGCCACGGTGCAGGGCTCGCGGAGCCTGGGGATGGGCACGGGCACGCTGTCGCCGGGGGCGCAAGCGGACTTCTTCACGGTGGACGTGCAGCACCCGTCGCTGGTGGGCGCGAGCCCCGCGTCGCTCCTGCCGGGCATCGTCTTCGGGGCGGCGGGAGGCGCGGTGCGCGACGTGGCGGTGGCGGGCCGGCTCCTGGTCCGGGACGGCCGGCACCCGCTGACGGAGGAGAGCGGCCGCGCCTTCCAGCAGCTCGCCCGGCGCCTCTACCCGTAG
- the ligD gene encoding DNA ligase D — translation MKTSDTQRRLRRYKTKRDFHLTPEPSPDVRAPKSSAPVFVIHKHDATRLHYDLRLEIGGVLVSWAIPKGPSHDPAVKRLAVQTEDHPRSYADFEGHIPDEQYGGGDSLLWESGTFEVVPPGDAATQLKRGHLEVLLHGAKLKGRWHLIRTRPRGGKAQWLFFKAKDEYAKPGYDVTVERPESVKSGQVKTHGPRKPGVLRHKKPAAPVRAVPGARRQKTVRKPSKAARPPSSPEKLLERVWPPMLARLAVSDEVHDETHAYEVKYDGFRAVCAVTGGKLAFQSRRGNDLSGRFARLAACLRQLPARDVVVDGEVVALDEKGRSRFQLLQHTEEGAEQRFVVFDLLWLDGEDLRELPYEERRARLERLMASVKPPLQLSDKLDLSLSRALLEARRKGWEGIIAKRKDAPYTGTRSGDWLKLKVVAGQEVVILGYLPIKNERAKSEIGALRVGVRGKDGFHDVGKVGTGYTSEDRRELRWLLDATRVKKPSAVDAPTNTDTVWVKPKYVAQVNFTEWTKDGRLRHPVFQGLRIDKAPKEVVREHPAPIEGAARRGSRRVPAQTAARTATRKAPAAKATRAKSARAPEVALTHGDRVLFPESGLTKADVFAYYEQVAPLLLPVLADRPLSHQQWPAGIQAPGFFRHELSGIPAWMPTLRVRHEDKTLRHVNVKETSALLWLANQSALTLHMWLSHAPRLAQPDFVVFDLDPGTGGWKDVVKVATLLHARLDELGLKSFPKTSGKRGLHVLVPLAPGHTYARTQAFADARARELEEELGDIATTERSIRGRGGRLYVDAGQNARGKTVVAPYSLRAVEGAPFSAPLDWSEVNGRLDPHRFRLETLKKRLDAVGDLFAPVLRVKQLLPDE, via the coding sequence GTGAAGACTTCAGACACCCAGCGCCGGCTGCGCCGTTACAAGACGAAGCGTGACTTCCACCTGACGCCCGAGCCGTCCCCGGACGTGAGGGCCCCGAAGTCGAGCGCTCCCGTCTTCGTCATCCACAAGCACGACGCCACCCGGCTGCACTACGACCTGCGGCTGGAGATTGGCGGCGTCCTGGTGAGCTGGGCCATCCCCAAGGGCCCCAGCCACGACCCCGCGGTGAAGCGGCTCGCGGTCCAGACGGAGGACCACCCGCGCTCCTACGCGGACTTCGAGGGGCACATCCCGGATGAGCAGTACGGCGGCGGTGATTCGCTGCTCTGGGAGTCCGGCACCTTCGAGGTCGTGCCTCCCGGCGATGCCGCGACGCAGCTGAAGCGCGGGCACCTGGAGGTCCTGCTGCACGGCGCGAAGCTCAAGGGGCGCTGGCACCTCATCCGCACGCGTCCGCGCGGCGGCAAGGCGCAGTGGCTCTTCTTCAAGGCGAAGGATGAGTACGCCAAGCCCGGCTACGACGTCACGGTGGAGCGCCCCGAGTCCGTGAAGAGCGGCCAGGTGAAGACGCACGGCCCGCGCAAGCCAGGGGTGCTGCGCCACAAGAAGCCCGCCGCGCCCGTGCGCGCGGTGCCCGGGGCCCGCCGCCAGAAGACCGTGCGCAAGCCCTCGAAGGCGGCCCGCCCACCGTCTTCGCCGGAGAAGCTGCTGGAGCGCGTGTGGCCGCCCATGCTGGCGCGGCTGGCGGTGTCCGACGAGGTGCACGACGAGACGCACGCCTACGAGGTGAAGTACGACGGCTTCCGCGCGGTGTGCGCCGTCACGGGCGGGAAGCTCGCCTTCCAGAGCCGCCGGGGCAACGACCTGTCGGGCCGCTTCGCGCGACTCGCGGCGTGCCTGCGGCAGCTGCCCGCGCGCGACGTGGTGGTGGACGGAGAGGTCGTCGCGCTCGACGAGAAGGGCCGCTCGCGCTTCCAGTTGCTGCAGCACACGGAGGAAGGCGCGGAGCAGCGCTTCGTCGTCTTCGACCTGCTGTGGCTGGACGGCGAGGACCTGCGCGAGCTTCCCTACGAGGAGCGCCGCGCGCGGCTGGAGAGGCTGATGGCCTCCGTGAAGCCGCCGCTGCAGCTCTCCGACAAGCTGGACCTGTCGCTGTCGCGCGCGCTGCTGGAGGCGCGGCGCAAGGGGTGGGAGGGCATCATCGCCAAGCGCAAGGACGCGCCCTACACGGGCACGCGCTCCGGGGACTGGCTGAAGCTGAAGGTGGTCGCGGGCCAGGAGGTCGTCATCCTGGGGTACCTGCCCATCAAGAACGAGCGGGCGAAGTCGGAGATTGGCGCGCTGCGCGTGGGCGTGCGCGGCAAGGACGGCTTCCACGACGTGGGCAAGGTGGGCACGGGCTACACGTCCGAGGACCGCCGCGAGCTGCGCTGGCTGCTGGACGCCACGCGCGTGAAGAAGCCGTCCGCCGTGGATGCGCCCACGAACACGGACACCGTCTGGGTGAAGCCGAAGTACGTGGCCCAGGTGAACTTCACGGAGTGGACGAAGGACGGCCGCCTGCGCCACCCCGTGTTCCAGGGGCTGCGCATCGACAAGGCGCCCAAGGAGGTCGTGCGGGAGCACCCGGCCCCCATCGAGGGCGCCGCGCGCAGGGGCTCGCGCCGCGTACCGGCGCAGACCGCCGCGCGCACCGCGACCCGGAAGGCGCCCGCCGCGAAGGCGACACGCGCGAAGTCCGCACGCGCGCCGGAGGTGGCCCTCACGCACGGCGACCGCGTGCTGTTCCCCGAGTCCGGCCTGACGAAGGCGGACGTGTTTGCTTACTACGAGCAGGTGGCGCCGCTGCTGCTGCCCGTGCTCGCGGACCGGCCCCTGTCCCACCAGCAGTGGCCCGCGGGCATCCAGGCGCCGGGCTTCTTCCGGCACGAGCTGTCCGGCATCCCGGCGTGGATGCCCACGCTGCGCGTGCGCCACGAGGACAAGACGCTGCGCCACGTGAACGTGAAGGAGACGTCCGCGCTCCTGTGGCTGGCCAACCAGTCCGCGCTCACGCTGCACATGTGGCTGTCGCACGCGCCCCGGCTGGCGCAGCCGGACTTCGTGGTGTTCGACCTGGACCCCGGCACCGGCGGCTGGAAGGACGTGGTGAAGGTGGCCACCCTGCTGCACGCGCGCCTGGACGAGCTGGGCCTCAAGTCCTTCCCCAAGACGTCCGGCAAGCGCGGCCTGCACGTGCTGGTACCCCTGGCGCCGGGCCACACCTACGCGCGCACCCAGGCGTTCGCGGACGCGCGGGCGCGCGAGCTGGAGGAGGAGCTGGGCGACATCGCCACCACGGAGCGCTCCATCCGCGGGCGCGGCGGGCGGCTCTACGTCGACGCGGGCCAGAACGCGCGCGGCAAGACGGTGGTGGCGCCCTACTCCCTGCGCGCCGTGGAGGGCGCGCCCTTCTCCGCGCCGCTGGACTGGAGCGAGGTGAACGGCCGCCTGGATCCGCACCGCTTCCGCCTGGAGACGCTGAAGAAGCGCCTGGACGCGGTGGGGGACCTGTTCGCGCCCGTGCTCCGCGTGAAGCAGCTGCTGCCGGACGAGTGA
- the argE gene encoding acetylornithine deacetylase, producing MSDTLPALRATLAELVALDTTSSRPNAPLIDYAQARLEAAGFTAERQHYTDDAGVAKVNLVARKGDADRAALALVGHSDCVPYDAAWTDALRLTERDGKLYGRGACDTKGFIACALHTATRKDLPKLDAPLLVILTADEEVGLVGAKKLVAAGLGRAKHAIVGEPTRLIPVRANKGYCLAEVEVLGKEGHSAYPELGASAIFRAGRFLQKLETLAHTVLREDRDEGFQPPFTTVNVGLIQGGKAKNVLPGSCRFTVEWRPIPGQAAERVPEMMEHIRQELMRDEPAYEARIKVLRMDRGVHTRGDADVVRFLEEVSGNASETVSFGTEAPQLTELGAEAVVFGPGDIRVAHQTGEFVPMEDLVRCEAALTQAVARFCAGR from the coding sequence ATGAGCGACACGCTGCCCGCGCTGCGGGCCACCCTGGCGGAACTGGTGGCGCTGGACACCACGTCCTCGCGCCCCAACGCGCCCCTCATCGACTACGCCCAGGCGCGGCTGGAGGCCGCCGGCTTCACCGCCGAGCGCCAGCACTACACCGACGACGCGGGCGTGGCGAAGGTGAACCTCGTCGCGCGCAAGGGCGACGCCGACCGCGCCGCGCTGGCCCTGGTGGGCCACTCCGACTGCGTGCCCTATGACGCCGCCTGGACGGACGCGCTGCGCCTCACCGAACGCGACGGCAAGCTGTACGGCCGCGGCGCCTGTGACACCAAGGGCTTCATCGCCTGCGCGCTGCACACCGCCACGCGCAAGGACCTGCCGAAGCTGGACGCACCCCTCCTCGTCATCCTCACCGCCGATGAAGAAGTTGGCCTCGTGGGCGCGAAGAAGCTGGTGGCCGCGGGCCTGGGCCGCGCGAAGCACGCCATCGTCGGCGAGCCCACGCGCCTCATCCCCGTGCGCGCCAACAAGGGCTACTGCCTGGCGGAGGTGGAGGTGCTGGGCAAGGAAGGGCACAGCGCGTACCCGGAGCTGGGCGCGTCCGCCATCTTCCGCGCCGGCCGCTTCCTCCAGAAGCTGGAGACGCTGGCCCACACCGTCCTGCGCGAGGACCGCGACGAGGGCTTCCAGCCGCCCTTCACCACGGTGAACGTGGGCCTCATCCAGGGCGGCAAGGCGAAGAACGTCCTGCCCGGCTCCTGCCGCTTCACCGTGGAGTGGCGCCCCATCCCCGGCCAGGCCGCCGAGCGCGTCCCCGAGATGATGGAGCACATCCGCCAGGAGCTCATGCGCGACGAGCCCGCCTACGAGGCGCGCATCAAGGTGCTGCGCATGGACCGCGGCGTCCACACGCGCGGCGACGCGGACGTGGTGCGCTTCCTGGAAGAGGTGAGCGGCAACGCTTCCGAAACGGTGTCCTTCGGCACGGAGGCCCCCCAGCTCACGGAGCTGGGCGCGGAGGCCGTGGTGTTCGGCCCCGGCGACATCCGCGTCGCGCACCAGACGGGCGAGTTCGTCCCCATGGAGGACCTGGTGCGCTGCGAGGCCGCGCTCACGCAGGCGGTGGCCCGCTTCTGCGCGGGCCGCTGA